The Candidatus Bathyarchaeota archaeon genome window below encodes:
- a CDS encoding RNA 3'-terminal phosphate cyclase, whose product MLEVDGSQKSGSGTILRLSVALASILKEPLHIHHIREKRPKPGLRPQHLEAVLTAAKICKAEVEGATLGSRELWFRPREISGGELKAEIGTAGSIPMLIMTVLPICIFAKNPVKLHITRGGTDVRNSPTINYLQYVMLRVLKRMGVKALITVHKYGYYPKGMGEVTLEVWPSPKIEPINLEDFGKVEKLSGISVCTFLADRRVAERQAKAANEFLKIRGFEANIRIVNDRSNPLQKGSSIVLWAETDKNVLLGGDAIGELRKTSESVGREAAEKLYREIEAKATVDIHMADILIPYVALAQGRSTYLAREMSDHLETNIWLAEKILGVEFKITKTNGLYKIEKL is encoded by the coding sequence TTGCTTGAAGTTGACGGAAGTCAGAAAAGCGGAAGCGGAACCATACTTCGACTATCAGTGGCGTTAGCAAGCATACTGAAGGAACCCTTACATATTCATCATATAAGGGAGAAAAGACCTAAGCCGGGGTTGAGGCCTCAGCATTTGGAGGCCGTTTTAACGGCGGCGAAAATCTGTAAAGCCGAAGTTGAAGGGGCAACTTTAGGCTCAAGAGAATTGTGGTTTAGACCTAGAGAAATTTCTGGCGGAGAATTAAAAGCTGAAATTGGCACCGCTGGAAGCATACCGATGCTCATCATGACGGTTCTACCAATCTGCATATTTGCAAAAAACCCGGTTAAATTGCATATTACCCGTGGAGGGACGGATGTAAGAAATTCTCCAACCATTAACTATTTGCAATATGTAATGCTTAGGGTTCTCAAACGTATGGGTGTTAAAGCCCTTATAACTGTGCATAAGTACGGTTACTATCCGAAGGGTATGGGCGAAGTTACACTTGAAGTTTGGCCTTCTCCAAAAATTGAACCAATAAATTTAGAAGATTTCGGCAAAGTAGAAAAGTTAAGTGGAATATCTGTTTGCACATTCCTTGCTGACCGAAGGGTTGCGGAGCGACAGGCAAAAGCGGCAAATGAATTTTTGAAAATCAGAGGGTTCGAAGCTAATATTCGAATAGTTAACGACCGTTCGAATCCATTGCAGAAAGGCAGTTCAATAGTTTTGTGGGCTGAAACAGACAAAAACGTTCTTTTAGGCGGAGACGCAATAGGCGAGTTAAGAAAAACAAGCGAATCGGTTGGAAGGGAAGCAGCCGAGAAGCTTTACAGAGAAATTGAAGCTAAGGCGACAGTCGACATCCACATGGCAGACATATTGATTCCATACGTGGCTCTAGCACAAGGACGCTCGACTTATCTTGCACGTGAAATGTCAGATCATCTAGAGACGAATATTTGGCTCGCCGAGAAAATACTTGGCGTGGAATTCAAGATTACCAAAACCAATGGGCTCTACAAAATTGAAAAGCTCTGA
- the hutH gene encoding histidine ammonia-lyase gives MRKVIVDGESLTIEDVVAVARENVKVEILEKVKNQVVNSRKILEELLNSGKVIYGVNTGFGALANVKISEKELEKLQLNLIRSHSAGVGKPLPKDVVRATMLLRVNTLAKGYSGVRTEVLEALVEMLNKGVHPVVPEKGSVGASGDLAPLSHIALVLIGEGKAEYKGEILSGKEALEKAGIKPLRLRAKEGMALNNGTQLMTAIAALAVHDAEILIKTAEAATALSLEALQGIVDAFDEKIQRVRPHNGQILSARNIRQLIKGSKLVCSGEEAAEKFGYPQDPYTLRCAPQVLGAVRDAIAYARSVVETEINSVTDNPLVFPEDKTCISGGNFHGQPIAIAMDLLGVAVASVGNISERRIARLIDENLSRGLPAFLVPKGVKKGINSGFMLAQYTAAALASENKVLAHPASVDSIPTSANFEDHVSMGPIAARKAMQIIENVQRIVAIELLCACQAADIRGAEKLGKGTKIVHSIIREKVPTLKEDRMLSEDIEKVFKIIKNGELVEALAKHVKLV, from the coding sequence TTGAGAAAGGTAATTGTTGACGGGGAAAGCCTAACAATTGAAGATGTCGTTGCAGTTGCACGTGAAAACGTAAAAGTTGAAATCCTTGAAAAGGTTAAAAATCAAGTTGTAAACTCCCGTAAAATCCTAGAAGAACTCTTAAATTCCGGCAAGGTCATCTACGGGGTTAACACTGGTTTTGGCGCCTTAGCCAATGTTAAAATTTCAGAAAAAGAACTTGAAAAGTTGCAGTTAAATCTTATCCGTAGTCATTCTGCCGGTGTCGGCAAGCCTTTACCGAAGGATGTTGTGAGGGCAACAATGCTTCTAAGAGTTAACACCCTAGCAAAAGGGTATTCCGGTGTGAGAACCGAAGTTTTAGAAGCCTTAGTTGAAATGTTAAACAAGGGTGTTCATCCAGTTGTTCCCGAGAAAGGAAGCGTAGGTGCAAGCGGAGACTTAGCCCCGCTTTCGCATATTGCACTCGTCCTAATTGGAGAGGGAAAAGCAGAATACAAAGGTGAAATCCTAAGCGGGAAAGAAGCTCTAGAAAAAGCGGGAATTAAACCTTTGAGGCTTAGGGCAAAGGAGGGAATGGCCCTAAACAATGGAACTCAGCTGATGACTGCCATAGCAGCCTTGGCAGTACATGACGCAGAAATCCTAATCAAAACAGCAGAAGCCGCAACTGCCCTTAGCCTAGAAGCCCTACAGGGCATAGTTGACGCCTTTGACGAAAAAATACAGAGAGTTAGACCGCATAACGGCCAAATTCTAAGTGCAAGAAACATTAGGCAACTCATAAAGGGCAGTAAACTCGTTTGCTCCGGAGAAGAGGCAGCGGAAAAATTTGGCTATCCGCAAGATCCTTATACGCTGCGGTGCGCGCCGCAAGTTTTAGGTGCAGTTCGCGACGCCATAGCCTATGCAAGAAGCGTGGTTGAAACTGAAATCAACTCGGTGACAGACAATCCGCTGGTTTTCCCAGAAGATAAAACTTGCATTTCTGGCGGAAACTTTCACGGTCAACCAATAGCAATTGCAATGGACTTGTTAGGAGTGGCTGTTGCATCAGTAGGAAACATTTCTGAAAGAAGAATAGCAAGGTTGATAGACGAAAACCTAAGTAGGGGACTTCCGGCTTTCCTAGTTCCAAAAGGGGTGAAGAAAGGGATAAACAGCGGATTTATGCTTGCTCAGTACACGGCTGCAGCTCTAGCCTCTGAAAATAAGGTTTTAGCTCATCCAGCAAGCGTGGATTCCATTCCAACTTCAGCAAACTTTGAAGACCATGTCAGTATGGGGCCGATAGCTGCTAGAAAGGCTATGCAAATAATCGAAAATGTTCAACGCATAGTTGCCATAGAACTGCTCTGCGCATGTCAAGCAGCCGACATCCGCGGGGCAGAAAAGCTTGGAAAAGGAACAAAAATTGTCCATTCAATAATAAGAGAGAAGGTTCCAACATTAAAAGAGGACAGAATGCTTAGCGAAGACATAGAAAAAGTTTTCAAGATAATTAAGAATGGCGAGTTAGTAGAGGCTTTAGCGAAGCATGTGAAGCTTGTTTAA
- a CDS encoding phosphoribosyltransferase, whose product MELEIPSWEQIYEMLLNLADKIKKDGFKPDVLVGVCRGGWPPARVLSDLLENPQLANVKVEFYAGVAETKGEPVITQPVSVSVMGKKVLVVDDVTDTGESLCLVKQHLDEMGATEVKVATIYYKPWSKLVPDYYEKKTSKWIVFPWERKESVTSLIKKYLKNGKSVEEAKRKLIESGMNKEQVEKFAEEALKKLGAHS is encoded by the coding sequence ATTGAATTGGAGATTCCGTCTTGGGAACAGATTTACGAGATGCTGCTTAACTTGGCTGATAAGATAAAGAAGGATGGCTTTAAGCCTGACGTTTTAGTTGGTGTTTGCAGGGGAGGCTGGCCCCCGGCCCGTGTTCTTTCAGACTTGCTTGAGAATCCTCAACTTGCAAACGTTAAAGTTGAGTTCTACGCTGGTGTAGCTGAAACTAAGGGTGAACCAGTTATAACTCAACCAGTTTCAGTTTCTGTTATGGGAAAGAAGGTTCTTGTCGTTGACGATGTGACTGATACTGGTGAAAGCTTATGCTTAGTTAAACAACACTTGGACGAAATGGGAGCAACGGAAGTTAAGGTTGCAACCATCTATTATAAGCCTTGGAGCAAACTGGTACCCGACTACTATGAGAAGAAAACAAGTAAATGGATAGTGTTCCCGTGGGAAAGAAAAGAGAGCGTTACAAGCCTCATCAAAAAATACTTGAAAAATGGAAAATCAGTTGAAGAAGCGAAAAGAAAATTGATTGAATCGGGAATGAATAAAGAACAAGTTGAAAAGTTTGCGGAAGAAGCCCTAAAAAAGCTTGGTGCCCACAGTTGA
- a CDS encoding THUMP domain-containing protein: MLKEFNLLVTTTRGNEDNACSEIWYLLKEIGDEKAEVDRTGVSGLIAAKTSLNPFEVIAKFREILKERPYEFRYSLRIIPIEKVVKTRLEEIQKVSDELSRKIGENETFRVTVEKRFTEISTRDVIEAAASKIKRKVNLERPDKILLIEIVGGLTGISVIKPDDILSVTKEKF, encoded by the coding sequence TGCTTAAGGAATTCAACCTTCTGGTCACAACTACCCGTGGAAACGAGGATAACGCATGCTCAGAAATATGGTATTTGCTTAAGGAAATAGGCGACGAGAAGGCTGAAGTTGACAGAACAGGAGTTTCAGGTCTAATAGCTGCCAAAACAAGTCTAAACCCATTCGAAGTAATCGCAAAATTCAGGGAAATTTTGAAAGAACGCCCATACGAGTTCCGCTATTCACTACGTATAATACCGATAGAAAAAGTTGTAAAAACAAGACTGGAAGAAATTCAAAAAGTTTCAGATGAATTATCCCGAAAAATTGGGGAGAACGAAACTTTCAGAGTTACGGTTGAAAAGAGATTCACGGAAATCTCAACTAGGGATGTAATCGAAGCTGCAGCTTCAAAAATTAAAAGGAAAGTCAACTTGGAAAGGCCAGACAAGATTTTACTCATTGAAATAGTCGGAGGCCTAACTGGAATTTCCGTAATAAAGCCGGACGACATACTTTCAGTTACAAAGGAAAAGTTTTAG
- a CDS encoding DUF402 domain-containing protein: MPKAKIRGIYTTALTKLLIENGFEIVEPSAAIRERFGLNENRASADIKIKDRFDRQGVRVIGTKEAVDRFWKILQSTLEDVITRKWPVSLDGIYKGVIRGKKDGYFLVDIGEAIGRLPCKELVNQLEGNVLVQVERRGIGASKPFLTTQIKVSGKCAILISLKKVGVSLRIRDVKKRFELYQLGRELVPESWGIIWRERAAEESHEILRSEVEELVHKAQEVMKKAEYVEAPSLILDGLHCMDVEFPALSKKRLDKLRETVVATLQGHHYYKACGGKVSSALEMAEKLLEKGKTKEEVLSLFKTTIESEYPIEGSTIRIEHVKLGGKTISLGVGVIEELNGEKMCFRRVFRKPGVYDGLGTKKEPGDVAITETKIGEWFLKTSYFSENGEYKGTYFNLNTPVELYPNKLRYVDLEVDVCVLPDGTIKVLDEDKLWKAVERRFITEKLARFIMEKTREIANSVSSK, encoded by the coding sequence ATGCCAAAAGCAAAAATTCGAGGAATCTACACGACTGCTCTGACAAAGCTTTTAATTGAAAACGGATTTGAAATAGTTGAACCTTCAGCTGCAATTAGAGAAAGATTTGGATTAAACGAAAATAGGGCTTCTGCAGACATTAAAATTAAGGATAGATTTGACAGACAAGGGGTCCGTGTGATTGGAACCAAAGAGGCGGTTGACCGTTTTTGGAAAATTCTACAATCAACCTTGGAAGATGTGATAACTAGAAAGTGGCCAGTAAGCTTAGACGGCATATATAAAGGGGTTATAAGGGGAAAAAAGGACGGCTACTTCCTTGTTGACATAGGCGAGGCGATAGGTAGGCTTCCATGCAAAGAATTAGTAAATCAACTTGAAGGAAACGTTCTCGTCCAAGTTGAAAGAAGAGGAATAGGGGCATCTAAGCCATTTCTCACAACCCAAATTAAAGTCTCCGGAAAATGTGCAATTTTGATTTCTTTAAAAAAGGTGGGGGTAAGCCTAAGAATAAGGGATGTTAAAAAACGTTTTGAACTTTACCAGCTTGGCAGAGAATTGGTTCCTGAAAGTTGGGGAATAATTTGGCGGGAAAGGGCAGCTGAGGAATCTCATGAAATTTTAAGAAGTGAAGTTGAAGAACTGGTTCATAAGGCGCAGGAAGTTATGAAAAAGGCAGAATACGTTGAGGCACCTTCTCTGATTTTAGATGGTTTACATTGCATGGACGTTGAGTTTCCAGCTCTTTCTAAGAAAAGACTCGATAAACTACGTGAAACCGTGGTGGCTACGCTGCAGGGGCATCATTACTATAAAGCGTGCGGCGGAAAGGTTTCCTCGGCACTAGAAATGGCTGAAAAGCTTTTGGAGAAGGGGAAAACAAAGGAGGAGGTTCTATCCCTTTTCAAAACGACAATTGAAAGCGAGTATCCCATTGAAGGCTCAACCATACGTATCGAGCATGTGAAGTTAGGCGGAAAAACCATTAGCCTTGGAGTAGGGGTTATCGAAGAGCTTAACGGTGAAAAAATGTGTTTTAGAAGGGTTTTTCGTAAACCAGGAGTTTATGACGGTTTAGGAACTAAGAAAGAGCCCGGAGACGTTGCTATAACTGAAACTAAAATTGGCGAATGGTTTTTAAAAACCAGCTATTTTTCAGAAAACGGCGAGTATAAGGGCACTTATTTTAACTTGAACACTCCTGTTGAGCTTTACCCTAATAAGTTACGTTATGTAGACTTGGAAGTTGATGTCTGCGTTTTGCCCGACGGAACCATTAAGGTTTTAGATGAGGACAAATTGTGGAAGGCTGTTGAAAGGCGGTTTATAACTGAAAAGTTGGCTAGATTCATTATGGAAAAAACGAGGGAAATAGCCAATTCAGTTAGTTCAAAATAG
- a CDS encoding imidazolonepropionase, with product MPKEQVDLIIEKANQLVTLRGASEKPLTKENMRQLGIIENGAVAVKNGKIIAIGKTEKISSKYKSENVINAYGKLVAPGFVDAHTHLVFAGSREDEFEMKLEGISYMEILQKGGGILRTVAETRKASLEQLIELGKERLDTMLIHGTTTVEAKSGYGLSTRDEIKCLEAIEKLNKQHPIDLIPTFLGAHAVPNEYRDRPDDYVDLVVEEMIPAVAERKLAEFCDVFCEKGVFNVEQSKRILLAGKEYGLLPKIHADEMSWLGGAELAAEVEAVSAEHLLFASENGIKALAEKGIVAVLLPAASFSLMLGKYANARKMIAEGVAVALGTDLNPICWVENMQLVIALACRMMRLTPAEALSAATINAAHSLRKAHMIGSLEVGKKADIVIFKVPNYRFLGYRFGVNLVDKVIKNGRLVVDDGRLILGEAS from the coding sequence TTGCCTAAAGAACAAGTTGACTTAATAATTGAAAAGGCAAACCAGCTTGTAACCCTTAGAGGTGCAAGTGAAAAACCCCTAACCAAAGAGAATATGCGTCAACTTGGCATAATAGAGAATGGAGCTGTAGCAGTAAAAAACGGGAAAATAATCGCCATAGGGAAAACTGAAAAAATAAGTTCAAAATATAAGTCAGAAAACGTTATAAACGCTTATGGAAAGCTTGTTGCTCCCGGATTTGTGGATGCGCATACCCATTTAGTTTTCGCTGGTTCCCGTGAAGACGAATTTGAAATGAAACTTGAAGGAATTTCCTACATGGAAATACTGCAGAAAGGCGGCGGAATATTAAGGACGGTGGCTGAAACCAGAAAGGCTAGTTTAGAACAGCTCATCGAGCTTGGGAAGGAGAGACTCGACACAATGCTTATTCATGGAACAACTACCGTTGAAGCGAAAAGCGGCTACGGGCTTTCAACAAGGGATGAAATCAAATGTCTAGAGGCAATAGAGAAGCTTAACAAGCAGCATCCAATAGATTTGATTCCAACATTTCTTGGAGCACATGCCGTTCCAAACGAATATAGAGATAGGCCAGACGATTATGTGGATTTAGTTGTTGAAGAAATGATTCCGGCTGTTGCTGAACGTAAGCTTGCGGAGTTCTGCGATGTTTTCTGTGAAAAAGGAGTTTTTAATGTTGAACAGTCTAAAAGAATTCTTTTAGCTGGGAAAGAGTATGGATTATTGCCTAAAATCCACGCTGATGAAATGTCTTGGCTTGGCGGGGCAGAACTTGCAGCTGAAGTAGAAGCTGTTTCGGCTGAACATCTACTTTTCGCTTCTGAGAATGGAATTAAAGCCTTAGCCGAGAAAGGCATCGTAGCCGTTTTGCTGCCCGCAGCCTCTTTTTCGCTTATGCTTGGGAAATACGCCAACGCTAGGAAAATGATTGCTGAAGGCGTTGCAGTTGCACTTGGAACAGACTTAAATCCGATATGCTGGGTTGAAAACATGCAGCTAGTAATCGCACTAGCCTGCAGAATGATGAGGCTTACGCCTGCAGAGGCCCTTTCAGCTGCCACAATCAACGCCGCGCATAGTTTAAGAAAGGCTCACATGATTGGAAGTTTGGAAGTCGGCAAAAAAGCTGACATTGTGATTTTTAAAGTTCCAAATTATAGGTTTTTGGGTTATCGCTTTGGAGTGAACTTGGTTGACAAAGTTATTAAGAATGGAAGGCTTGTTGTTGATGACGGTAGGTTAATCTTAGGGGAAGCTTCTTAA
- a CDS encoding M48 family metalloprotease: protein MSIWKLRASMIGTLAVIIGLTTLAFTVILSLFNAFSLTTLLILVVAFNLLQWLFAPYIIDAMYRVKEVSRSEHPKLYEIVERLSRKSGIKMPKIMLANVPIPNAFAYGSPIAGTRVAVTKGLLEILEDEEVEAVIGHELGHLKHKDVQIMMFASILPAIFYYIGYSLLLSSMWGSSDREGGASYAVIGLACIALYWILQLFTLYLSRLREYYADRHSASIVDDGARKLQEGLAKIVYASGRMKRKTPQTSSLHAFKALFISDPDRAESDALAISRTVGGSDQRLVEEILRKQVTLSDKIMEIFSTHPNVVNRIKALQELRAST, encoded by the coding sequence ATGAGCATATGGAAGCTTAGGGCTTCGATGATTGGCACTCTGGCAGTAATAATCGGGCTTACAACATTAGCATTTACAGTAATTCTTAGCTTATTTAATGCGTTTAGCTTAACGACACTACTAATTTTGGTTGTGGCATTTAACCTTCTTCAATGGCTTTTCGCCCCGTACATTATCGACGCCATGTACCGTGTAAAGGAAGTTTCAAGAAGTGAGCATCCAAAGCTTTATGAAATAGTTGAACGATTAAGCCGGAAAAGCGGAATAAAAATGCCTAAAATCATGCTTGCAAATGTACCGATACCTAACGCTTTTGCATACGGTTCACCTATAGCTGGAACACGAGTGGCTGTCACTAAAGGGCTGCTGGAGATCCTTGAAGACGAGGAAGTTGAAGCCGTAATTGGACATGAGCTTGGCCACCTAAAGCATAAGGATGTACAAATAATGATGTTTGCTTCAATTCTGCCAGCAATATTCTACTACATTGGATACTCGCTTTTGCTGTCTTCAATGTGGGGTTCAAGCGACAGAGAAGGCGGAGCAAGCTATGCAGTTATAGGTTTGGCATGTATAGCCCTCTACTGGATACTACAACTTTTCACACTGTATTTAAGTAGGCTCCGCGAATACTACGCTGACAGACACAGCGCAAGCATAGTCGATGATGGAGCACGCAAACTACAGGAAGGATTAGCGAAAATAGTCTATGCAAGCGGAAGAATGAAAAGGAAAACTCCTCAAACTTCAAGTCTACACGCATTTAAGGCATTATTCATATCGGATCCTGACAGAGCTGAAAGCGATGCACTGGCAATTTCAAGAACTGTAGGCGGTTCAGATCAAAGGCTTGTCGAAGAGATTCTAAGAAAGCAAGTAACCCTGTCAGATAAGATTATGGAAATTTTCTCAACCCATCCAAATGTTGTTAACCGAATAAAGGCATTACAGGAGCTCAGAGCCAGCACTTAA
- the hutU gene encoding urocanate hydratase has translation MNEKIDNPSVTETKRKVIRCITGPELHCKNWQIEGILRMLHNVLDPEVAKDPENLIVYGGTGKAARNWECLEKIEETLLNLEPDETMLIQSGKPVAVFKTHEWAPRALLVNSMLVPKWATWDYFYELEQKGLIMFGQMTAGSWAYIGTQGILQGTYETLAAVAKEHFGGSLRGKLVLTAGLGEMGGAQPLAVTMNEGVALVVEIDKHMIERRIRHKYLEMWTDDLDEAISLAMEAKEKGIPRSIGLLGNAAEVHPELVRRGIIPDVLTDQTAAHDPLNGYYPAALSKEEADELRENNPEEYLRRARESIREHVKAMVQMMQKGAVTFEYGNNIRQEAYNAGLKEAFAFPGFVRRYIRPMFCEGRGPFRWTSLVGDPEDIYKLDDVILKEFSYNTELCRWIRKAKEQVQFQGLPARVCWLGFGERARFGKIINDMVRNGELSGPIWIGRDHLDGGSVASPNRETEGMKDGSDAIADWPILNALLNAVAGATWVSVHHGGGVGIGYSIHAGMCLVADGTPEAEKRIVRVLTTDPGTAIVRHVDAGYEKAKKIAKEKGIKIPMLE, from the coding sequence ATGAACGAAAAAATTGATAATCCAAGCGTAACTGAAACAAAAAGGAAAGTTATTCGCTGCATAACCGGCCCGGAGCTTCATTGTAAAAACTGGCAAATTGAAGGAATACTCCGCATGCTTCACAACGTTTTAGACCCGGAAGTTGCAAAGGATCCGGAAAACCTCATAGTTTATGGTGGAACCGGAAAAGCAGCTAGAAACTGGGAATGCCTAGAAAAAATTGAGGAAACCCTGCTTAACTTGGAACCGGATGAGACCATGCTTATCCAAAGTGGGAAGCCAGTTGCAGTTTTTAAAACTCATGAGTGGGCTCCTAGAGCTTTACTTGTAAATTCTATGCTTGTTCCGAAATGGGCGACTTGGGACTACTTTTACGAGCTTGAACAGAAAGGCTTAATCATGTTTGGGCAGATGACTGCTGGTTCTTGGGCTTACATCGGAACGCAGGGTATACTGCAAGGTACTTATGAAACGCTTGCAGCTGTTGCCAAAGAACATTTCGGTGGAAGCCTACGTGGAAAACTTGTTTTGACCGCTGGTCTCGGCGAGATGGGGGGCGCCCAACCTTTAGCTGTTACCATGAATGAAGGGGTTGCCCTTGTAGTTGAAATTGACAAGCATATGATTGAACGTAGAATTAGGCACAAGTATCTAGAGATGTGGACAGACGATCTAGACGAGGCAATAAGCTTAGCCATGGAAGCCAAAGAGAAAGGAATTCCGAGAAGCATAGGCTTGTTAGGAAACGCAGCTGAAGTTCATCCTGAACTCGTTAGGAGAGGAATAATCCCCGATGTTCTAACAGACCAAACTGCAGCTCACGACCCGTTAAACGGCTACTACCCAGCTGCACTTTCTAAAGAAGAAGCAGACGAGCTTAGAGAAAACAACCCTGAAGAATACTTGAGAAGAGCAAGAGAAAGCATCAGAGAGCATGTTAAGGCTATGGTTCAAATGATGCAGAAAGGAGCAGTAACCTTCGAGTATGGAAATAATATTAGGCAAGAAGCCTACAACGCTGGATTAAAAGAAGCCTTTGCATTTCCAGGCTTCGTCCGAAGATATATTAGGCCAATGTTCTGCGAAGGAAGGGGGCCGTTCAGGTGGACAAGCCTCGTAGGCGACCCAGAAGACATCTACAAACTTGACGACGTAATCTTGAAAGAATTCTCGTATAACACTGAACTTTGCAGATGGATACGCAAAGCGAAAGAACAAGTTCAGTTTCAAGGTTTACCCGCCCGCGTTTGCTGGCTTGGCTTCGGAGAAAGAGCCCGCTTTGGAAAAATAATAAACGATATGGTAAGAAACGGTGAACTTTCAGGTCCAATCTGGATTGGACGCGACCACTTGGACGGCGGAAGCGTTGCAAGTCCAAACCGCGAAACTGAGGGAATGAAAGACGGAAGCGACGCAATCGCAGATTGGCCAATATTAAACGCTTTGCTAAACGCTGTGGCAGGCGCAACTTGGGTAAGCGTTCATCACGGAGGCGGAGTTGGCATAGGATACAGCATACACGCTGGAATGTGCCTAGTAGCCGACGGAACCCCAGAAGCCGAAAAAAGAATAGTACGTGTATTGACAACTGACCCTGGAACAGCAATTGTAAGACATGTAGACGCTGGATATGAAAAAGCAAAGAAAATAGCGAAAGAAAAGGGCATAAAAATACCAATGCTAGAGTAA
- the surE gene encoding 5'/3'-nucleotidase SurE, producing MPKILLTNDDGIFSPGILTLKRKLDKLGGVVVVAPLKETSGIGKAISSKFVKIEQVILPDGSKAYGIDGTPADAYMIATHKILGQNPDLLISGINLGPNLGVDDFFTSGTLGAAIEAAIHQVPAIAVSYCMEKFLEGQNKASLVNKEILDLTAKIAVETAKYILENGMPYDVDLISINVPEKMRSLSFEATTLSYKGYLDLFVDRNGGYIIDHWVLEDYPDDVPGTDLYTVKRRKRIAVTPIKLRFIHNTEGVRGLIDHLHSQFR from the coding sequence ATGCCGAAAATTCTCTTAACAAACGATGACGGAATATTTTCACCCGGAATTTTAACTCTGAAGAGGAAATTAGACAAGCTAGGCGGAGTAGTTGTTGTAGCCCCCTTGAAGGAAACAAGCGGAATAGGAAAGGCCATAAGCTCAAAATTTGTAAAAATTGAACAGGTTATTTTACCGGATGGTTCAAAAGCCTACGGCATAGATGGGACGCCAGCCGACGCTTACATGATAGCAACCCACAAGATTCTTGGACAAAATCCAGACCTGTTAATTTCCGGCATAAACCTCGGCCCGAACCTCGGAGTTGACGACTTCTTTACTTCAGGAACCCTAGGAGCGGCAATAGAAGCAGCTATTCACCAAGTTCCAGCCATAGCCGTCTCCTACTGCATGGAAAAATTTCTTGAAGGACAGAATAAAGCTTCACTCGTGAACAAAGAAATTTTGGATTTAACAGCGAAAATAGCCGTTGAAACTGCAAAATACATTTTGGAAAATGGAATGCCATACGATGTAGATCTAATTTCAATTAATGTCCCTGAGAAAATGAGGTCTTTAAGCTTTGAGGCTACAACCCTTTCTTATAAGGGCTACTTGGACTTGTTTGTCGATCGAAATGGAGGCTACATAATCGACCATTGGGTTTTGGAAGACTATCCCGACGATGTACCCGGAACGGACCTTTACACCGTAAAGAGGAGGAAAAGAATTGCTGTAACTCCCATTAAGTTAAGGTTTATACATAACACTGAGGGAGTTAGAGGCTTAATAGACCATTTGCACTCGCAGTTTCGTTAG
- the ftcD gene encoding glutamate formimidoyltransferase codes for MLKEVIECVPNFSTSDSKVVEAILNEIKETPRAYILDYTYDDYYNRLVVSFVGDKESVLEAMLKAADKAIELIDMRKHKGQHPRIGAVDVVPFIPIRNVTMNDCIELARKFGKTLAEKHNVPVYLYSEAATSPERRDLDWIRKGEYEKLAEMIKKPERKPDFGPAEAHPTAGATITGARKLMAGFNVNLGTSDIKIAKKIAKALHSKKGGLSNVKAMAAYIPEKNITQIGMSITDYEKTPLYRVFELLKIEAERYNVPIIGSEFCGMAPLKAIVDVAAYYLKIDNLTMDRIIEIAIQRAMEENESKGEKVA; via the coding sequence ATGCTTAAGGAAGTGATTGAATGTGTTCCGAACTTTAGCACTTCAGACTCAAAGGTTGTGGAAGCAATTTTAAATGAGATAAAAGAAACGCCTAGAGCCTACATCCTAGACTACACCTATGACGACTACTATAATCGACTTGTAGTTTCCTTCGTTGGAGATAAGGAATCAGTGTTGGAGGCGATGTTGAAAGCAGCTGATAAAGCAATTGAACTTATAGACATGCGGAAGCATAAGGGGCAACACCCAAGAATAGGCGCCGTAGACGTCGTTCCGTTCATTCCAATAAGAAACGTTACAATGAACGATTGCATAGAACTAGCCAGAAAATTCGGGAAGACACTTGCAGAAAAGCATAATGTCCCCGTTTACCTCTACTCAGAAGCTGCTACAAGTCCAGAAAGAAGGGACTTAGACTGGATAAGGAAAGGCGAATATGAAAAACTGGCTGAAATGATAAAAAAACCCGAGAGAAAGCCTGATTTTGGACCTGCTGAAGCTCATCCAACCGCAGGAGCCACAATAACCGGGGCAAGAAAGCTAATGGCAGGCTTCAACGTCAACCTTGGAACCTCAGACATTAAAATTGCAAAGAAAATAGCTAAAGCCCTACATTCGAAGAAAGGCGGATTATCAAATGTAAAGGCTATGGCGGCCTACATACCGGAAAAGAACATCACCCAAATAGGGATGAGCATAACAGACTATGAGAAAACACCGCTTTACAGAGTATTCGAACTATTAAAAATTGAAGCTGAAAGGTATAACGTCCCAATCATAGGTTCAGAATTCTGCGGAATGGCCCCATTAAAAGCCATAGTCGACGTGGCGGCCTACTACCTAAAGATAGATAACCTAACAATGGACAGAATAATTGAAATAGCCATTCAACGGGCAATGGAAGAAAACGAAAGCAAAGGCGAAAAAGTTGCCTAA